Genomic DNA from Budorcas taxicolor isolate Tak-1 chromosome 5, Takin1.1, whole genome shotgun sequence:
GTGTGAGTCCAAGGTTCCCTACTGTGACCTTGGGAAGTGGTCTTCCGATCTCCTGATTGGAGAAAAGGGGAATAACTGTTTCTAACTCATGAAGTGCCTGTGAGGAGTGAATGAGATGAAGCCTGTGCGACTCAAAGTAAGTGCTCAGCATGTCCTTGTTATAATTGTTAATATCATGGCAAACTTCCATAGGCCAGCATGCACCCTTAACATATACGACCCTTCAGCTGCCTCCACCGCCCTCCGTCTGTCGTCGGTCCACAGTcgccctccttcctctctcctgcaGTTCCACCTCTCAGGTCTCGTGTGCTCTTCCAGCGGTGCTTCCTTCCCTGCAGGGGTGGATAAGGAGAGGCTGGAAGGAGGATGAGGAGAAGCCATAGGCCTCCGTGGCTCTTAGGTTCAAGCGGAGCATTTGAGGCCGTTGGGGGCTCAGTGGCGGGAGGAAGGCAGGGCTTTTCCAGACGTCTTCTGTGCTTACTGACCACTGAGTCGCCTGGCTGTAGCCCGCAGGACATCCCCTATGCTGCAGGAGGCGCGCGTGGACCTCATCGACCTCGACTTGTGTAACTCGACCAGATGGTACAACGGGCGCATTCGTTCAACCAACGTGTGCGCAGGGTACCCTGAAGGCAAGATTGACACCTGCCAGGTAACTCTTTGCCGGGCGCGCTCGTGGACGCTTCCTTTCTGGATCCCTGAGCAAACCTCCCTGGTCCCGTCTCCCACTGTCTGTAGTCACTACGTGCTTGGGTGGCGACACGCATATGCTGCCCAACGACGACTCAGCCACCATAGTTAGAGCTTTCTTCCACCCTCACACAGAGAGCATGTCCCCCGAACACTGCCCGGAAGAGGACGCTTACCTCTCTTCACGGGAATGCAGAAGGGCCAAATCCACTTGTACACACACGCTCCTGCACCCACGTAAAACCATACAGAGACACATGGGTTTGTGTTTCCTCCCTATCAGTGCAAGAAAACCCATGGAAATCCCTACCCTTCTCACAGCCCCAAAGAAGTTGTTGGCACCACCTCAAACTCTGCCATGACTGCCCGTGTTCATGGCAGCAGGAGGCCACGTGACTGCAGAAACTGCCTGCCCAGAGGCCTCGGCCCTTCTGGGCAGGGAAAGTGGCTCGGGCAGAGCGTGACTTCTGTATCCTTCTGGGCAGGGGGACAGCGGCGGGCCTCTCATGTGCAAAGACAGCGCGGAAAACAGCTATGTGGTCGTGGGAATCACAAGCTGGGGGGTAGGCTGTGCCCGAGCCAAGCGCCCCGGAGTCTACACGTCTACCTGGTCCTATCTGAACTGGATTGCCTCCAAGATAGGCTCTACCGCGGTGCACATGATTCAGTTGCCCACCGCCTCCCCCGCTTCTGCTCCAGTGGCCCAAGCGAGCCCTGGCTCTGTCCAGCCTTCCGTTCGCCCGCCTTGGTTCTTCCAACACGTTCCTCGACCACCTCCCTCTCAGCAAGCTATTGCCGCGGCCCAACCCCTAAATCCCTCAAACCTCCGACCCTCAGTCACGTCTGCCGCCCCCCCCCGACGACCACCCCCACCGCAGCCTTCCACTAGGCCTCCCCAGGCACTCTCCTTTGCCAAGCGACTGCAGCAGCTCATAGAGGTCTTGAAGGGAAAGGCCTTTCTGAACGAAAAGAGCAATTATGAAATGGAAACCACAGACCCTCCAGGACGACATGCCTCCTGATCTGAGCCCATTCTCGACGGACCCAGTGAAGCCCTCACTCCTGAGGGAAAAAAGACGCAATAAAtggatataaatacaaatataaatatatatgcactaagAGACGCTTTCTGGACTTCTTCCAATATGCCCTCCCCAACTTGATCCCTCATCAGATCTACCCTGCCTCCATTCACCCTTGTATTGTATTAAtgatgttgacttaaaaaaaaaaatgcacaacgtgagttgtgagttaagttttatttggggtaaAATGAAGGACTCTAGCATGAGAAACGGcacttcagatagctctgagaaactgctccaaagaggcggTGGGGGAAGGTCAGTAAATGTGAGATTTCTGATGAAGGGGGAATACACGCAATCAAGCACACTTTTGTTTTTAGAGGTTTCTGCTGGTCTCCTGAAGATCACTGCTGGTCATGAGGAGCAGACAGCATcctgaaggattttagtgcttttctagatatgaggagattgAGGAATTGGGTTCGTAAAGctagctcctgaaaatatctaagtgtctgaagacctgtcctgtcAGTTTTCCTGGAGCACCAAGAGCCTCATGTCTGTCTGCTTTTCACCCTGAACTCTTCTCAGAgggtgttgaaagtcagcagctgGAGCGGCACCTGATTTCATTCTTGTAGAGGTGGATGGCAACTGCCAGTTTGTAGCTGACAAAGTCAGTTGTGTTTTTTAACTAGAACAAGATGACCTGGGGTCATAGTCCAGGTAATTATTAAGTGCTGGTGTCTCTGCATATTAAATCAAGGGGCCGGACAGCTCCCTTGAGGTGAGctgactgaaaatgaagggtGTGCGTCCAAGTCTGCTGGAGGCCATGCTCTCCTGGTGCAGAGAGACAGACCCACGAGAGGAATCTGTCTTTAGTtgtttcttctctcctccttgaGGTGGAAAATTTTCCCCTGGGCCTGTGATCTGCAGGTGACACTTGGGTCTCCTTCCTGCAGAGACAGGGCTAAGCTCAAGAAACACTTTGACGGGAGCCGGCAGTGGGCTCCGGTGTGCCTTCTGCAAGCTTCTCACACACGTGAATAGGACCTGATCCCCTTCTTCTATTTTCCTTGCTCATGCTACTCTTTGGCTTCCTTTTCCACTTATCAAATGCAGACATTTCCGTATCAGCACGCGCGCAGCCCTGTCCCTCCCTGCGCTCCACAACGGGGGCATTTACGAGGCCGTGGTGTCCCGGAAGGGGCCTGCCAGTCTTTCAACACACTTCCCCACCTCTAAGCCAACACTGGTTCACAGCAAATTCATTGATCCTTGCCAACCT
This window encodes:
- the ACR gene encoding acrosin — its product is MLPTAVLLVLAVSVVARDNTTCDGPCGIRFRQNRQGGVRIIGGQDAAHGSWPWMVSLQIFTYHNNRRYHVCGGSLLNSQWLLTAAHCFRIKKKVTDWRLIFGAKEVEWGTNKPVKPPLQERYVEKIIIHEKYSASSEANDIALMKITPPVTCGHFIGPGCLPQFRAGPPRVPQTCWVAGWGFLQENARRTSPMLQEARVDLIDLDLCNSTRWYNGRIRSTNVCAGYPEGKIDTCQGDSGGPLMCKDSAENSYVVVGITSWGVGCARAKRPGVYTSTWSYLNWIASKIGSTAVHMIQLPTASPASAPVAQASPGSVQPSVRPPWFFQHVPRPPPSQQAIAAAQPLNPSNLRPSVTSAAPPRRPPPPQPSTRPPQALSFAKRLQQLIEVLKGKAFLNEKSNYEMETTDPPGRHAS